The following are from one region of the Methylophilus sp. DW102 genome:
- a CDS encoding PilZ domain-containing protein produces MSISSLYNNSSDVNRRLWRKKSQLIDSTGRAYTAVTHDISMSGMSLFADKYYKPGQVCDVEIPVAAESGLRKYRFNCRVVFSSLCGMRGFRTNLEFLDVPSENKHLIQSVMSR; encoded by the coding sequence ATGTCTATCAGTAGTTTGTACAACAATTCATCTGACGTAAACCGTCGTTTGTGGCGCAAAAAGTCTCAGTTAATTGATAGTACTGGACGCGCCTATACTGCAGTTACCCACGATATTTCCATGAGCGGCATGAGCCTGTTTGCGGATAAGTATTACAAGCCCGGGCAGGTGTGTGATGTGGAGATTCCGGTGGCGGCTGAGTCTGGCTTGCGCAAATACAGGTTTAACTGCCGGGTGGTTTTTTCATCCTTGTGCGGGATGCGGGGATTCAGGACTAATTTGGAGTTTCTGGATGTGCCGTCAGAAAATAAACACTTGATTCAGTCAGTGATGTCCAGATAA